A genomic segment from Polyangium mundeleinium encodes:
- a CDS encoding lysophospholipid acyltransferase family protein — protein sequence MARLVAVLPYRALRLFGAALGAFVGGLLRVRRRHVESAMARAGVPAPRRVAAAMYGSLGAGLLELLWTAGRPEAPLASKLVVSPRAAACFARALGRGRGVVVATAHTGNWDLSACAAAAWLREHGGASGRAPALHVLTKRLSWRALDRTWQHLRAERGVLLVDARGATARVRDALARGDVVAMMIDQAPERAAGVAQLSFLGAPAWCDLAPVLMASRARAPIVVAFGRRRDDGLHELDAFDLIEPEALATRTDVVHVAARITDALASFVETYPAQWLWLHRRWKVFSREKKRS from the coding sequence GTGGCGCGCCTCGTGGCGGTCCTGCCGTACCGCGCGCTTCGCTTGTTCGGCGCGGCCCTGGGCGCGTTTGTCGGCGGGCTTCTGCGGGTGCGGCGACGCCATGTCGAGTCCGCGATGGCACGCGCGGGTGTGCCGGCGCCGAGGCGCGTGGCGGCGGCGATGTACGGCTCGCTTGGCGCGGGTCTGCTCGAGCTCCTCTGGACAGCAGGGAGGCCGGAGGCGCCGCTCGCATCGAAGCTCGTGGTATCGCCGCGCGCCGCGGCGTGTTTCGCGCGCGCGCTTGGGCGTGGTCGCGGGGTCGTGGTCGCGACGGCGCACACGGGCAACTGGGATCTCTCGGCGTGTGCGGCGGCGGCGTGGCTTCGGGAGCACGGCGGAGCGTCGGGGCGTGCGCCGGCCTTGCACGTCCTCACGAAGCGTTTGTCCTGGCGCGCGCTCGACCGCACCTGGCAACACCTGCGCGCCGAACGAGGTGTCCTGCTCGTCGACGCCCGCGGCGCCACGGCCCGCGTGCGGGACGCGCTCGCCCGCGGCGACGTCGTCGCGATGATGATCGATCAAGCCCCCGAGCGCGCCGCCGGCGTCGCGCAACTCTCGTTCCTCGGCGCGCCTGCGTGGTGTGATCTCGCGCCGGTGCTGATGGCGTCACGCGCGCGTGCGCCGATCGTCGTCGCCTTCGGCCGCCGCCGCGACGACGGCTTGCACGAGCTCGACGCCTTCGACCTGATCGAGCCCGAGGCGCTCGCCACGCGGACCGACGTGGTGCATGTCGCGGCGCGGATCACGGACGCGCTCGCATCGTTTGTCGAGACCTACCCGGCGCAGTGGTTGTGGTTGCACCGGCGGTGGAAGGTGTTTTCGAGGGAGAAGAAACGATCCTGA
- a CDS encoding ABC transporter ATP-binding protein, which yields MSAGGTSQAPRIPPEDHVFVDNVKKSFGTTQVLKGVTMHLRRKETAVIIGGSGAGKTTLLRLLIGLEKPTSGHIWVDGEDIGPLGERQMNRVRQKFGMVFQYAALLDSLNIFDNVAFPLREHRKQMSEKDLRDKVVGMLNLLGLENKEKRMPSELSGGQRKRVGLARALMLEPKILIYDEPTSGLDPQTSRMVDDLIEETRDRFGVTSVVISHDMASTFRIAHQAFLVIQGQVVASGTPDELAYGESEIAREFIAASGIAPERISRVESLKQATEGGSAVRYHPSS from the coding sequence ATGTCCGCCGGAGGCACGAGCCAAGCACCCCGGATCCCGCCGGAGGATCACGTCTTCGTCGACAACGTGAAAAAATCGTTCGGGACGACGCAGGTCCTGAAGGGCGTGACGATGCACCTCCGCCGCAAGGAGACGGCGGTGATCATCGGCGGCTCGGGCGCCGGCAAGACGACGCTGCTGCGCCTCCTCATCGGCCTGGAAAAACCCACGAGTGGGCACATCTGGGTCGACGGCGAGGACATCGGCCCGCTCGGCGAGCGTCAGATGAACCGCGTGCGGCAGAAGTTCGGCATGGTGTTTCAGTACGCCGCGCTGCTCGACTCGCTGAACATCTTCGACAACGTCGCGTTCCCCTTGCGGGAGCACCGCAAGCAGATGTCGGAGAAGGACCTCCGCGACAAGGTCGTCGGCATGCTGAACCTGCTCGGGCTCGAGAACAAAGAGAAACGCATGCCGAGCGAGCTCTCGGGCGGACAGAGGAAACGCGTGGGCCTCGCGCGCGCGCTCATGCTGGAGCCGAAGATCCTGATCTACGACGAGCCCACGAGCGGCCTCGATCCGCAGACGAGCCGCATGGTCGACGATCTCATCGAGGAGACACGCGACCGGTTCGGCGTGACGAGCGTGGTGATCTCCCACGACATGGCGAGCACGTTCCGCATCGCGCACCAGGCGTTCCTCGTGATCCAGGGCCAGGTCGTCGCCTCGGGCACGCCCGACGAGCTCGCCTACGGCGAGAGCGAGATCGCGCGCGAGTTCATCGCGGCCTCCGGCATCGCGCCCGAGCGCATCTCGCGCGTCGAGAGCTTGAAGCAAGCGACGGAAGGCGGATCCGCCGTGCGGTACCACCCTTCGAGCTAA
- a CDS encoding polysaccharide deacetylase family protein, with protein MAERALLGAVSVDLDGISHYHHIHGLAPLADEAVARHAVYDVALARMADFARAHDLPLTLFAIGADLARPASAAKLADLAARGHVVENHSFSHRYDLTRGSSEEILHDIAAGQDAIARATGRRPVGFRAPGYTVTDVVLDALEALGLRFDSSVFPCPAYYGAKALVMGAMRLVGRTSASVLDTPRVLAAPTRPYRPGKPLFRPGNRALVELPIQVTPGLRLPFIGTTLALAGPRVARLLAASCAGEPLVNLELHGIDFLDADDGLAHLVPHQRELRIPLARRLDALSAALDVLAKRGTRFVTLEEAANEVA; from the coding sequence GTGGCTGAGAGGGCGCTGCTCGGCGCCGTCTCCGTCGATCTCGACGGGATCTCGCACTACCACCACATCCACGGCCTCGCTCCGCTCGCGGACGAGGCCGTGGCCCGTCACGCCGTCTACGACGTCGCCCTCGCCCGCATGGCGGATTTCGCGCGGGCGCACGATCTTCCTCTCACCCTCTTTGCCATCGGCGCGGATCTCGCGAGGCCCGCGAGCGCGGCCAAGCTCGCGGATCTCGCGGCGCGCGGCCACGTCGTCGAGAACCACTCGTTTTCGCACCGATACGACCTCACGCGTGGCTCGTCCGAGGAGATCCTGCACGACATCGCGGCCGGGCAGGACGCGATCGCGCGCGCCACGGGCCGCCGCCCCGTAGGCTTCCGCGCGCCCGGGTACACCGTGACCGACGTCGTGCTCGACGCGCTCGAGGCGCTTGGTTTGCGCTTCGACTCGTCGGTCTTCCCGTGCCCCGCGTACTACGGCGCGAAGGCGCTCGTGATGGGCGCCATGCGGCTCGTCGGCCGCACGAGCGCCTCGGTGCTCGACACCCCGCGCGTGCTCGCCGCGCCGACGCGCCCGTATCGTCCGGGCAAACCCTTGTTCCGCCCGGGAAACCGCGCACTCGTCGAGCTCCCGATCCAGGTCACGCCCGGGCTTCGCCTGCCCTTCATCGGCACCACGCTCGCCCTCGCAGGGCCTCGGGTCGCGCGCCTGCTCGCCGCTTCGTGCGCGGGCGAGCCGCTCGTGAACCTCGAGCTCCACGGCATCGATTTCCTCGACGCGGACGACGGCCTCGCGCACCTCGTCCCGCACCAGCGCGAGCTCCGGATCCCGCTCGCCCGAAGGCTCGACGCACTCTCGGCGGCCCTCGACGTGCTCGCGAAACGTGGCACGCGGTTCGTCACGCTCGAAGAAGCTGCAAACGAAGTCGCTTAG
- the tsf gene encoding translation elongation factor Ts, with the protein MAGINPQAIKELRERTQAGMSDCKNALVEAEGDMEKAVEIILKKGLAKSAKRAGAVASEGEVRASISQDKRAATVVEVNIQTDFSARSDEFKNFVGDVLGLAEAAPLGADLTNSELRGKKVSDVIVDLTARIGEKVAIRRWDRAEVPAGKTGLAHAYVHLGGKIGVVLALETESDAVAQHAEVVKFADETAMQIAAMNPVALVRADISDDAKAKQKEIFEGQLREDPKPKPESAWPKIIEGKFNKWFSEVTLTEQESVVVPGQTIDKLREIAEKAAGGSVKIVRFVRFERGEGIEKPQGPDFASEVAKMAGG; encoded by the coding sequence ATGGCCGGCATCAATCCGCAGGCGATCAAGGAGCTCCGCGAGCGTACGCAGGCGGGCATGAGCGACTGCAAGAACGCCCTCGTCGAGGCCGAGGGCGACATGGAAAAGGCCGTCGAGATCATCCTGAAGAAGGGCCTCGCGAAGAGCGCCAAGCGGGCCGGCGCCGTCGCCAGCGAGGGCGAAGTTCGCGCGTCCATCTCGCAGGACAAGCGCGCCGCCACGGTCGTCGAGGTCAACATCCAGACGGACTTCTCCGCGCGCAGCGACGAGTTCAAGAACTTCGTGGGCGACGTGCTCGGCCTCGCCGAGGCCGCGCCCCTCGGCGCGGATCTCACGAACAGCGAGCTCCGCGGCAAGAAGGTGAGCGACGTGATCGTCGACCTCACCGCGCGCATCGGCGAGAAGGTGGCGATTCGCCGCTGGGATCGCGCCGAGGTCCCCGCCGGCAAGACGGGCCTGGCGCACGCGTACGTGCATCTCGGTGGCAAGATCGGCGTCGTGCTCGCGCTCGAGACCGAGAGCGACGCGGTCGCGCAGCACGCCGAGGTCGTGAAGTTCGCCGACGAGACGGCGATGCAGATCGCGGCGATGAACCCGGTCGCGCTCGTCCGCGCGGACATCAGCGACGACGCGAAGGCCAAGCAGAAGGAGATCTTCGAGGGGCAGCTCCGCGAGGACCCGAAGCCGAAGCCCGAGAGCGCGTGGCCCAAGATCATCGAGGGCAAGTTCAACAAGTGGTTCAGCGAGGTCACGCTGACCGAGCAGGAGTCGGTCGTGGTCCCTGGCCAGACGATCGACAAGCTCCGCGAGATCGCCGAGAAGGCCGCGGGCGGCAGCGTGAAGATCGTGCGCTTCGTCCGCTTCGAGCGCGGCGAGGGCATCGAGAAGCCGCAGGGCCCCGACTTCGCATCGGAAGTTGCGAAGATGGCCGGTGGCTGA